A genome region from Cryptococcus tetragattii IND107 chromosome 13, whole genome shotgun sequence includes the following:
- a CDS encoding acetate kinase → MPDKTEYLLAINCGSSSIKGKLFAIPSFELLANLAVTNISSSDERIKIKITWEEGKGKDSEEESDYGDKIRYGSLVPTLLDHLTNSTHVKKEEIKYVCHRVVHGGTHDKGIRVVKGHEEGLAEMDKLSQFAPLHNHRAVLAVKSCLDALPHHTSLLLFDTIFHQTIAPEVYTYALPPADTELSMPLRKYGFHGLSYASIVQSLAEHLKKPSNQVNVVVAHLGSGSSSCCIKNGKSIDTSMGLTPLEGLLGGTRSGTIDPTAIFHHTKDAASDASVGDFTVSKAEIILNKNSGLKALAGTTNFGHIIQNLDPSKCSEEDHEKAKLTYAVYLDRLLNFVAQYLFKLLSEIPIESIDGLVFSGGIGEKGAELRRDVLKKLAWLGAEVDEEANNSNNGSTVKSITKEGSKLKGWVVETDEEGWMAKMAKVEFGF, encoded by the exons ATGCCCGATAAGACTGAAtatcttcttgccatcaATTGTGGTTCTTCGTCAATCAAGGGAAAGCTCTTCGCAATCCCGAGTTTTGAACTCCTTGCCAATCTCGCAGTGACAAATATCAGCTCCAGTGACGAACGGATCAAGATCAAAATCACCTgggaagagggcaagggtAAAGATTCGGAGGAAGAATCAGATTACGGTGACAAGATCAGAT ATGGCTCATTGGTCCCCACCTTGTTGGATCACCTCACAAACTCGACGCATgtaaagaaggaggagattaAATATGTGTGCCATAGAGT TGTTCACGGAGGTACGCATGATAAAGGCATTCGAGTCGTCAAAGGGCACGAAGAAGGCCTTGCCGAGATGGATAAGTTGTCGCAGTTTGCCCCTTTGCAT AATCATCGAGCCGTTTTGGCTGTCAAGTCATGTTTAGATGCCCTGCCTCACCATACCTCTTTACTCCTCTTCGATACCATTTTCCAC CAAACTATTGCTCCAGAAGTTTACACTTacgctcttcctcccgcTGACACTGAGTTGTCTATGCCATTGCGCAAG TATGGATTCCATGGTCTCTCCTATGCTTCAATTGTCCAATCTCTCGCAGAGCACCTCAAGAAGCCATCTAATCAAGTGAATGTAGTCGTAGCTCATTTGGGTAGCggatcttcttcatgctGCATTAAAAATGGTAAATCCATCGATACCA GTATGGGACTTACTCCGCTCGAGGGATTACTGGGTGGTACCAGGTCTGGTACTATTGATCCTACGGCTATCTTCCATCATACCAAAGACGCGGCTTCTGATGCCAGTGTTGGTGACTTTACCGTCTCTAAAGCCGAAATCATCTTAAACAA AAACTCGGGTTTGAAAGCCTTGGCCGGTACTACCAATTTTGGTCACATCATTCAAAACCTCGATCCTTCTAAATGCTCCGAAGAAGATCACGAGAAGGCTAAACTCACTTATGCCGTGTACTTGGACCGTCTCCTCAACTTTGTCGCTCAGTACCTTTTCAAGCTCCTCTCTGAAATCCCTATCGAATCCATCGATGGTTTGGTGTTCTCGGGGGGTattggagagaagggtgCGGAGCTCAGACGGGATGTACTCAAGAAGCTAGCATGGTTAGGCGCCgaggtggatgaggaggcaAACAACTCAAATAATGGCAGTACTGTTAAATCCATTACCAAGGAGGGTAGCAAGCTCAAAGGATGGGTGGTGGAGACTGATGAGGAGGGCTGGATGGCGAAGATGGCGAAGGTAGAATTTGGGTTTTAG
- a CDS encoding U6 snRNA-associated Sm-like protein LSm6, whose amino-acid sequence MSSPEPQDESQPISGSPSEFLRNIVGKRVKVRIGSGVDYTGVLTCLDGYMNVALEQAEEWAGEVKTAVYGDCFLRGNNVLYISALEDL is encoded by the exons ATGAGCTCGCCAGAACCCCAGGATGAATCGCAACCCATTTCCGGATCCCCTTCCGAATTCCTTCGAAACATTGTTGGCAAGCGTGTTAAGGTTAGAATAGGAAGCGGAGTGGACTACACCG GTGTTTTAACATGTTTGGACGGATACATGAATGTCGCTCTTGAGCAAGCAGAGGAGTGGGCAGGAGAGGTGAAGACTGCTGTTTATGGTGATTGTTTCTTGCGAGGTAACAACG TCCTCTACATCTCAGCATTGGAAGACTTATAG